The proteins below come from a single Parageobacillus thermoglucosidasius genomic window:
- a CDS encoding ISL3 family transposase, translating to MLSIPLGLPEFKVIKQELLSYGYAIHVEKTETQERCPHCGFATSSVHDRRTRKVRDLAIFHQPVYLFVKVKCYRCWNCSQVFSASLESIPPNQHYTNRFCEYLYELCEGSTIQEVSRKHRIPYTTLERIYYSIASKKAKERQTATEVSSPEGMVLSLDEIAVKKGHQYETVLMDAKAGSVMGMHADRQCDSAINLLSQNVLSKEMVQTVILDMWEPYHKAVRALFPSASIVIDKYHVVQKVTQALDQARKEFSPLKKARYLLLKGCEKLRKDQRLRLDDILEEYPVLSIAYYLKELFRDFYRTDGYNEAKERLEEWIKLAKQSPFASFQEAANTLERWKEPILSYFLCPYTNARIEGTNHKIKNIKRRAYGYRNLERFRLRVFLECTGNTTGSQAA from the coding sequence GTGCTTTCTATACCACTAGGATTGCCAGAATTTAAAGTTATTAAACAAGAACTTCTTTCCTATGGTTATGCGATTCATGTAGAGAAAACAGAGACACAGGAACGTTGCCCTCATTGTGGGTTTGCCACTTCCTCTGTCCACGACAGACGGACAAGAAAAGTACGGGATTTGGCGATTTTCCATCAACCGGTGTACTTGTTCGTAAAGGTAAAGTGCTATCGGTGCTGGAATTGTTCCCAAGTGTTTTCCGCCTCTTTGGAATCGATTCCACCCAATCAACACTACACCAATCGATTTTGTGAGTACTTGTATGAACTTTGTGAAGGCTCCACCATTCAAGAGGTTAGCCGAAAGCACCGCATCCCATATACGACATTGGAACGCATCTATTACTCCATCGCATCGAAAAAAGCAAAAGAGCGCCAAACAGCAACGGAGGTCTCTTCTCCAGAAGGGATGGTGCTTAGCTTAGATGAAATCGCGGTAAAAAAGGGACATCAGTATGAAACCGTATTGATGGATGCCAAAGCCGGATCGGTCATGGGAATGCATGCCGATCGCCAATGTGACTCCGCCATCAACTTGTTGAGCCAAAATGTCCTGTCGAAAGAAATGGTCCAAACGGTGATTCTTGACATGTGGGAACCTTATCATAAGGCGGTTCGCGCCCTGTTTCCATCTGCTTCGATTGTCATCGATAAGTACCATGTGGTTCAAAAAGTGACACAAGCCTTGGATCAAGCAAGAAAGGAATTTTCTCCATTGAAAAAGGCTCGATATCTTCTCTTAAAAGGCTGTGAAAAGCTTCGTAAGGACCAACGGCTTCGATTAGACGATATCTTGGAGGAGTATCCGGTACTTTCCATTGCTTATTATCTGAAAGAGTTGTTTCGGGATTTTTACCGAACCGATGGATATAACGAAGCAAAGGAACGCTTGGAAGAATGGATTAAGTTAGCCAAACAGAGCCCTTTTGCTTCTTTTCAGGAAGCAGCCAACACGCTTGAAAGGTGGAAGGAGCCTATTCTTTCCTACTTTTTGTGCCCATATACGAATGCCCGAATCGAGGGGACGAATCACAAGATCAAAAACATCAAACGCCGGGCATATGGCTATCGAAATCTAGAACGGTTTCGTTTACGTGTATTTCTGGAGTGTACAGGGAACACTACAGGTAGTCAGGCTGCCTAA